From Anopheles darlingi chromosome 2, idAnoDarlMG_H_01, whole genome shotgun sequence, the proteins below share one genomic window:
- the LOC125951699 gene encoding deoxyuridine 5'-triphosphate nucleotidohydrolase encodes MLHVKNYLRSKVLEKYLVRSHRLIKNICSNMPEVKCVLKFAKLTENAFAPTKGSAKAAGYDLRSAYDYTVPARGKLLVMTDIQVQVPEGCYGRVAPRSGLAVKNFIDVGAGVVDEDYRGNVGVVLFNHGEAAFEVKKGDRIAQFICEKIAYPELEELPSLTDTERGSGGFGSTGTN; translated from the exons atgctgcacgtGAAAAACTATTTAAGAAGTAAAGTTTTGGAAAAGTATTTGGTACGTTCACACCGGTTGATAAAGAATATTTGTTCGAATATGCCGGAAGTAAAGTGTGTTCTTAAGTTTGCCAAGTTGACCGAAAATGCCTTTGCCCCTACCAAAGGTTCAGCGAAGGCGGCTGGATATGATTTGAGAAG CGCTTACGACTACACCGTTCCTGCGCGCGGcaagctgctggtgatgacCGACATTCAGGTGCAGGTTCCGGAGGGATGCTACGGCCGGGTGGCGCCTCGTTCCGGACTGGCAGTGAAAAACTTCATCGACGTCGGAGCCGGAGTAGTTGACGAAGATTATCGCGGAAACGTCGGTGTTGTGCTGTTCAACCATGGCGAGGCAGCTTTCGAGGTCAAGAAGGGCGATCGTATCGCCCAATTCATTTGCGAAAAGATAGCTTACCCCGAGCTGGAAGAGCTGCCTTCGCTTACCGATACCGAACGAGGCTCAGGAGGATTTGGTTCCACGGGCACCAATTGA